A single genomic interval of Labeo rohita strain BAU-BD-2019 chromosome 13, IGBB_LRoh.1.0, whole genome shotgun sequence harbors:
- the sertad4 gene encoding SERTA domain-containing protein 4 isoform X1 codes for MALVLSMNPFCEPEAEAPPSIYQPIWESEHCSKSCISTPSPPGGDTQGLIEEPHYRRAPDHVMDRVAVSRISYFKRKFVEDEEPVLSFRSYCHTQVSPVLEERAHILRLSLEKLRFMDDPESFLRRSVLINNLLRRLRNEILLQSDWCFPSGPTATPCPLQTPATNTPLPPPALQPCITPPGPYRKRLRLLRREGPECIPACCCLYAAGRYLQLPLSVYERDVYSNSHPSSSSSSSSSSSVRFPQLVEEEDEEEEDSDEEEDSVCPMLALCQAESREQNRTWDGLRPQSHREDKTLEKEREKGKERVRGGEVSQRWLSDAIGTGHHGALGRAHVRGK; via the exons ATGGCTTTGGTCCTATCAATGAACCCCTTTTGTGAGCCTGAGGCTGAAGCCCCGCCATCAATCTACCAACCGATCTGGGAATCTGAGCATTGCAGTAAAAGCTGTATCTCCACCCCCTCACCACCAGGGGGTGACACCCAAGGGCTCATAGAAG AGCCCCATTACAGAAGAGCTCCTGATCATGTGATGGACCGTGTGGCCGTGTCACGGATCTCTTATTTCAAGAGGAAGTTTGTGGAGGATGAAGAACCTGTACTGAGCTTCAGGAGTTACTGTCACACT CAGGTGTCACCAGTCCTGGAGGAGCGCGCTCACATTCTCCGTCTCTCTCTCGAGAAGCTGCGTTTTATGGATGACCCCGAGTCTTTCTTACGGCGCTCCGTGCTTATCAACAACCTTCTCCGTCGTCTCAGAAACGAAATCCTCCTCCAGAGCGACTGGTGCTTCCCATCGGGTCCCACAGCCACACCATGTCCCCTTCAAACCCCAGCCACAAATACACCTCTTCCCCCTCCTGCCCTGCAGCCGTGCATTACACCACCCGGGCCGTATCGCAAACGCCTGCGTCTGCTGAGGAGGGAAGGGCCAGAGTGCATCCCAGCCTGCTGCTGTTTATACGCAGCCGGCCGTTACCTCCAGCTTCCACTGTCTGTGTACGAACGGGATGTATACTCCAACTCTCAcccatcttcatcatcatcgtcGTCGTCGTCGTCTTCAGTTAGATTTCCACAGCtggtggaggaggaggatgaggaggaggaggacagTGACGAAGAAGAGGACTCTGTGTGTCCTATGTTGGCTCTATGTCAAGCTGAATCCAGAGAGCAGAACAGGACGTGGGATGGACTACGGCCGCAGAGCCACAGGGAAGACAAAACcctggagaaagagagagaaaaagggaAGGAGAGGGTTAGAGGAGGGGAAGTTTCACAGCGATGGCTTTCAGACGCTATAGGCACTGGACACCATGGGGCTCTTGGCAGAGCTCACGTGAGGGGAAAATAA
- the sertad4 gene encoding SERTA domain-containing protein 4 isoform X2, producing the protein MALVLSMNPFCEPEAEAPPSIYQPIWESEHCSKSCISTPSPPGGDTQGLIEEPHYRRAPDHVMDRVAVSRISYFKRKFVEDEEPVLSFRSYCHTVSPVLEERAHILRLSLEKLRFMDDPESFLRRSVLINNLLRRLRNEILLQSDWCFPSGPTATPCPLQTPATNTPLPPPALQPCITPPGPYRKRLRLLRREGPECIPACCCLYAAGRYLQLPLSVYERDVYSNSHPSSSSSSSSSSSVRFPQLVEEEDEEEEDSDEEEDSVCPMLALCQAESREQNRTWDGLRPQSHREDKTLEKEREKGKERVRGGEVSQRWLSDAIGTGHHGALGRAHVRGK; encoded by the exons ATGGCTTTGGTCCTATCAATGAACCCCTTTTGTGAGCCTGAGGCTGAAGCCCCGCCATCAATCTACCAACCGATCTGGGAATCTGAGCATTGCAGTAAAAGCTGTATCTCCACCCCCTCACCACCAGGGGGTGACACCCAAGGGCTCATAGAAG AGCCCCATTACAGAAGAGCTCCTGATCATGTGATGGACCGTGTGGCCGTGTCACGGATCTCTTATTTCAAGAGGAAGTTTGTGGAGGATGAAGAACCTGTACTGAGCTTCAGGAGTTACTGTCACACT GTGTCACCAGTCCTGGAGGAGCGCGCTCACATTCTCCGTCTCTCTCTCGAGAAGCTGCGTTTTATGGATGACCCCGAGTCTTTCTTACGGCGCTCCGTGCTTATCAACAACCTTCTCCGTCGTCTCAGAAACGAAATCCTCCTCCAGAGCGACTGGTGCTTCCCATCGGGTCCCACAGCCACACCATGTCCCCTTCAAACCCCAGCCACAAATACACCTCTTCCCCCTCCTGCCCTGCAGCCGTGCATTACACCACCCGGGCCGTATCGCAAACGCCTGCGTCTGCTGAGGAGGGAAGGGCCAGAGTGCATCCCAGCCTGCTGCTGTTTATACGCAGCCGGCCGTTACCTCCAGCTTCCACTGTCTGTGTACGAACGGGATGTATACTCCAACTCTCAcccatcttcatcatcatcgtcGTCGTCGTCGTCTTCAGTTAGATTTCCACAGCtggtggaggaggaggatgaggaggaggaggacagTGACGAAGAAGAGGACTCTGTGTGTCCTATGTTGGCTCTATGTCAAGCTGAATCCAGAGAGCAGAACAGGACGTGGGATGGACTACGGCCGCAGAGCCACAGGGAAGACAAAACcctggagaaagagagagaaaaagggaAGGAGAGGGTTAGAGGAGGGGAAGTTTCACAGCGATGGCTTTCAGACGCTATAGGCACTGGACACCATGGGGCTCTTGGCAGAGCTCACGTGAGGGGAAAATAA